A DNA window from Pseudomonas sp. B21-056 contains the following coding sequences:
- a CDS encoding phage baseplate assembly protein: MGEFANTVTLTVGGLDYGGWKSVEISADLERQFRTFKLDITWQWPGQTQAVPIRPGDECQVRIGADLVLSGYVFKAPVSYDGRQITLSIEGGSRTQDLVDCAAINRPSQWRGQTVLSIVQALASQYGVGVVSEIPETARLSEHSIVPGETVFQSIDRLLTLFRVFSTDDAEGRVLLAKPGSGGRASDGLELGKNILSGNAPMDYSQVFSEYRVIGQHKGSDQQSGAAVSEVSGTATDLGFKRKRVTVINESAQLTFELAQQRADWESAIRTGRALTTTYRVQGWRQANGDLWRHNSLVRVIDPVLGFDGDMLISKVTYSLSAQGSVTTLQVAPPHTFDANPVKPKP, translated from the coding sequence ATGGGCGAGTTCGCTAACACCGTCACGCTCACCGTCGGCGGGCTGGACTACGGTGGTTGGAAAAGCGTGGAAATCAGTGCGGACCTGGAGCGTCAGTTCCGCACTTTCAAACTCGACATCACCTGGCAATGGCCGGGGCAGACCCAGGCGGTGCCGATCCGTCCCGGTGATGAATGCCAGGTGCGCATCGGTGCCGACCTGGTGCTCAGCGGCTACGTGTTCAAGGCCCCGGTCAGCTATGACGGACGCCAGATCACGCTGAGTATCGAAGGCGGTTCCAGGACCCAGGACCTGGTGGATTGCGCGGCGATCAATCGGCCGAGCCAATGGCGGGGGCAGACGGTGCTGAGCATCGTCCAGGCCCTGGCGTCGCAATATGGCGTGGGGGTGGTCAGTGAAATCCCGGAGACCGCGCGTCTGAGCGAACACAGCATCGTGCCGGGAGAAACCGTCTTTCAATCCATCGACCGTTTGCTGACGTTGTTCCGGGTGTTCTCCACCGACGACGCCGAAGGCCGCGTGCTGTTGGCCAAGCCGGGCAGCGGCGGGCGGGCCAGTGATGGGTTGGAACTGGGCAAGAATATTCTTTCGGGCAATGCGCCGATGGACTACAGCCAGGTGTTCTCCGAATACCGGGTCATCGGTCAGCACAAGGGCAGCGACCAGCAGAGCGGGGCGGCGGTGAGCGAGGTTTCGGGCACCGCCACGGACCTGGGTTTCAAGCGCAAGCGGGTCACGGTGATCAACGAAAGCGCGCAACTGACGTTCGAGCTGGCCCAGCAACGGGCCGACTGGGAAAGCGCCATCCGCACCGGTCGGGCCTTGACCACCACCTACCGCGTGCAGGGCTGGCGCCAGGCCAACGGCGACTTGTGGCGCCACAACAGCCTGGTGCGGGTGATCGACCCGGTGCTGGGGTTCGACGGCGACATGCTGATTTCCAAAGTGACCTATTCGCTGTCTGCTCAGGGCTCGGTCACCACCCTGCAAGTCGCCCCGCCCCACACCTTCGACGCGAATCCGGTCAAGCCCAAGCCCTGA
- a CDS encoding phage baseplate assembly protein V, with the protein MSLLTRLLARGTVVFANSASKLQSLQMRLTAGEVNDDMEHFEPYGFTSNPLAGAEGIATFLGGDRSHAVVLVVADRRFRLKALAPGEVAIYTDEGDRIHCKRGRVIDIETATLNIRASSAVNIDSPVINHTGKIVSQGDQIAGGISQIKHVHGGVQVGNGQTGAPAGGQ; encoded by the coding sequence ATGAGCCTACTGACCCGCCTCCTGGCGCGCGGCACTGTCGTGTTCGCCAATTCGGCCTCCAAGCTGCAATCGCTGCAAATGCGCCTCACCGCCGGCGAGGTGAACGACGACATGGAGCACTTCGAACCCTACGGCTTCACCAGCAACCCACTGGCCGGCGCCGAGGGCATCGCCACCTTCCTCGGTGGTGACCGTTCCCACGCAGTGGTGCTGGTGGTCGCCGACCGGCGTTTTCGCCTCAAGGCTCTCGCTCCCGGCGAAGTCGCGATCTACACCGACGAGGGCGACAGGATTCACTGCAAACGCGGTCGCGTCATCGACATTGAAACCGCCACCCTGAACATCCGCGCCAGCAGCGCAGTGAACATCGACAGCCCCGTCATCAACCACACCGGCAAGATCGTTTCCCAAGGGGACCAGATCGCCGGCGGCATCAGCCAGATCAAGCATGTGCATGGCGGCGTACAGGTCGGCAACGGCCAGACCGGCGCGCCGGCGGGAGGCCAATGA
- a CDS encoding phage GP46 family protein → MFISQNLHAALTRSVLISLFTWRRAADDDALDDEERFGWWGDTFPTVADDRIGSRLWLLRRVKLTRQTQLDAEFYAREALQWLIDDGHCRAIDIISERLDAQRLNLRTVLTLADGERLDINPDNSWQVTYAV, encoded by the coding sequence ATGTTCATCAGCCAGAACCTGCACGCCGCGTTGACCCGCTCGGTGCTCATCAGCCTGTTCACCTGGCGCCGCGCCGCTGACGACGACGCCCTCGATGACGAGGAACGTTTCGGCTGGTGGGGCGACACCTTTCCTACGGTCGCCGATGACCGCATCGGCTCGCGGCTGTGGTTGTTGCGCCGGGTCAAGCTGACCCGCCAGACCCAGCTCGACGCCGAGTTCTACGCCCGCGAAGCTCTGCAATGGCTGATCGACGATGGCCATTGCAGGGCCATCGACATCATCAGTGAACGCCTCGACGCCCAGCGCCTGAACCTGCGCACGGTCCTGACCCTGGCCGATGGCGAGCGTCTGGACATAAACCCCGATAACAGTTGGCAGGTGACCTATGCCGTTTGA
- a CDS encoding baseplate J/gp47 family protein, with protein sequence MPFETPSLPVLIKRTQSDLASDSLRQSDAQVLARTLGGAAYGLYGYLDWIAEQILPDKADESTLERIAALRLNQARKAAQAASGAVSFSATAGAVLDVDTLLQSTDGRAYKVTSARTTSNGLNTTTIAALDAGSLGNADAGLVLTPVQPILGVSSSFIVLAPGLTGGVARESLESLRARVIRSYRIIPHGGSAQDYETWALECPGITRAWCRGSYLGPGTVGLFVMRDDDPQPIPNAEQLEEVRAYIEPLRPVTAEVHVLAPTQVPVVYRLRITPDTSAVRAAIEAQLRDLHNREAGLGETLLLTHIAEAISSATGETDHTLTTPTADVVAASNQLLTFGGCIWLE encoded by the coding sequence ATGCCGTTTGAAACCCCTTCGCTGCCGGTGCTGATCAAACGCACCCAAAGCGACCTGGCCAGCGATTCGCTGCGCCAGTCCGATGCCCAGGTGCTGGCCCGCACCCTCGGCGGCGCAGCCTATGGCCTGTATGGCTACCTGGACTGGATCGCCGAGCAGATCCTGCCGGACAAGGCCGACGAATCGACCCTGGAGCGCATCGCCGCCTTGCGGCTGAACCAGGCGCGCAAAGCCGCCCAGGCGGCCAGCGGCGCTGTCAGTTTCAGCGCGACCGCCGGTGCGGTGCTAGATGTCGACACGCTGCTGCAGTCCACCGATGGCCGCGCCTACAAAGTGACCAGTGCCCGTACCACCAGCAACGGCCTGAACACCACTACCATCGCCGCCCTGGATGCCGGCAGCCTGGGCAATGCCGACGCGGGCCTGGTGCTGACCCCCGTTCAACCGATCCTCGGCGTCTCCAGCAGCTTCATCGTGCTGGCGCCGGGGCTGACCGGTGGCGTCGCCCGGGAAAGCCTCGAATCCCTGCGGGCGCGGGTGATCCGCTCCTATCGCATCATCCCCCATGGCGGCTCGGCCCAGGATTATGAAACCTGGGCCCTGGAATGCCCCGGCATCACCCGCGCCTGGTGTCGCGGTAGCTACCTGGGGCCCGGCACCGTCGGCCTGTTCGTCATGCGTGACGACGATCCGCAGCCGATCCCCAACGCCGAGCAACTGGAGGAAGTCCGGGCCTATATCGAGCCCCTGCGCCCGGTCACCGCCGAGGTGCATGTGCTGGCCCCAACGCAGGTTCCGGTGGTCTACAGGTTGCGCATCACTCCTGACACCAGCGCCGTACGCGCCGCCATCGAAGCCCAGTTGCGCGACCTGCACAACCGCGAAGCCGGCCTCGGCGAAACCTTGCTGCTGACCCACATCGCCGAAGCCATCAGCAGCGCCACCGGCGAAACCGATCACACACTCACCACACCCACCGCCGACGTGGTCGCGGCCAGCAATCAACTGCTGACCTTCGGAGGCTGCATATGGCTGGAATAA
- a CDS encoding YmfQ family protein: MAGIRTAEQYRAQLRSLLPSGPAWDPERVPELEDVLEGIAQELARLDARAADLLHEMDPAGVSELVPDWERVMGLPDPCLGATPLYDDRRLAVRRRLLAVGSQTVAYYVEIAKSQGYPNATVTEHRAPRMGRARFGEAHFGTWQAQFMWTLNTGGRLLLGRRFGASYWGERFGVNPGSVLECQIHRNAPAHTQVHINYD, translated from the coding sequence ATGGCTGGAATAAGAACCGCCGAACAATACCGGGCCCAACTGCGCAGCCTGCTGCCCAGCGGCCCGGCGTGGGACCCGGAGCGCGTGCCGGAACTGGAGGACGTGCTGGAAGGCATCGCCCAGGAACTGGCGCGTCTTGATGCGCGTGCGGCTGATCTGCTGCATGAGATGGACCCGGCAGGGGTGAGTGAGCTGGTGCCGGATTGGGAGCGGGTGATGGGATTGCCGGATCCGTGTCTGGGAGCCACGCCGCTGTATGACGACCGCAGGTTGGCGGTGCGTCGGCGGTTATTGGCGGTGGGTAGCCAGACCGTTGCGTACTACGTGGAAATCGCCAAGAGCCAGGGTTATCCCAACGCCACCGTTACCGAACACAGGGCACCCCGCATGGGCCGTGCACGTTTTGGAGAGGCGCATTTCGGCACCTGGCAAGCGCAGTTCATGTGGACCCTCAACACCGGGGGGCGCCTGCTGCTCGGTCGGCGTTTTGGCGCCAGCTATTGGGGGGAGCGTTTTGGCGTTAACCCGGGGTCGGTATTGGAGTGCCAGATTCATCGTAATGCGCCGGCGCATACGCAGGTGCATATCAATTATGACTAA